The genomic window GAGGATCAGACCGACCGTGGTTTCGTGGCCCGCCGCCACGAGGGCCTTCAGGTTGCCGACGACCTCTTCTTCGGTGAGCGGCTCGCCGCCGTCGGTGGCGTGGATGAGAGCGGTGGTGAGGTCGTCGGTCGGATCGGCGGTCTTCTTCCGCACCAGATCGGTGTAGTAGACGTCCATTTCGTCGATGACGCGTAGTCGCTCATCCTGCGGGGTGAGCAGCGAGAAGAACGCCTTGTACCAGGCGAGGAGCATCGGGTGGTCGGCGCGGTCGACGCCCATCAGCTCGCTGACGACGCGCATGGGCAGCGGGTAGGCGAAGATTTCTTTGAGGTCGACGACAGCACCACCGCTGCCCGCGACGCTGAGATCGTCCAGGAGTTCGGCGGTCAGGCGCTCGATCGCCGGGCGGATATCGGCCAGTCGGCGCGGCGACAGGGCCTGCGTGGTCTTGATCCGCAGCCGCCGATGCTCGGCGCCGTCGACGGTGAACATAGACCGGCCCGCGTCGATCATCCCGATCAGCGGCCACTGCCGCGTCACCACGCCGGACGTCCACAACGACCAGCCGTTGATGTCCTTGATCAGCCGGGGATCGACGAGCAGTTGCCTGGCCAGTGCGTGCTCGGTGACCGTCCAGGCGGGAACGCCCAGCAGTTCGATCCGGGCGAGCGGACCGGCGGCGCGCAGTCGGGCGGTCTCCCCGGCGAGGTCACCGACCATCGGGTCGATCGCGATGGGCTCGGCGAATGGACATGTTTCAGTCACGGGGTACCTCCGACTGCACGAACTGGGCTGAAATGAACCGGCAAGGACGTCATGCCGCGCAAGAATGCCGACGGCCGCCGGACCAGGTTCTGCGCGGGAACCATGAGATCGATATCGGGCAGCCGGTCCAGCAGCACCTCGATGCTGGTCCGCGCGATGATCTCGGCCAGTTGCTGCGCGGGGAACGGGCACCGGTACTCGCCGTAACTGAACGCGAAGTGCGCGCTGTTACCGGTGTGCGCCGGTTCGGCACCGTCGACCAGATGCTGGCGCACATGCGGATCGGCGTTGGCGGCCGCCAAGCCGAGCAGCAGCATGTCACCTGCCCGGATCACCTTGTCGCCCAATCGCGTATCGCGGGCCGCCCAGCGTCCCGCGAGGATCTGCGTGGGTGTGTCCTCCCACAACACCTCGTTCATCGCCTCGCCGACACTGCGCCGCCCACCGCCGAGTGCCGCGGCGAACCGGTCGTCGGTGAGCATCAGCCGCACCGAGTTCCCGATCCAGTCGGCGGTCGGCAGATGCCCGGCGGCGGTGACCGCCATCAGGTCCTGCACGTACTCCTCGTCGGTGAACTGACCGGGGTGCGCCAGCATCCGCGATACCAGATCCGTACCGGGCCTTGCCTTTTTGCTGGCGAGCACGTGCTGCATCTGCTCGTAGAAACGCCCGTACGCCGCCTGCGCGTCGGCGCCACCGTCAGCGAGCGCCTTCATACTCCAAGCCAGCCGCGCGCCGTCCTCGTCGGGAAAGCCGAGCACCCAGGCGAGCGCGAGCACTGGCATCGGCACGGCGAACTCGGCGACCAGGTCGGCCTCGCCCCGGCCACAGAAGCCGTCGATCAGCCGATCGGCCAATTCCTCACAGGTGCGGCGCAATTCGAAGGGATCGACCGATTCCAGCGCGGGCTCGACCATCGCCACGTGCCTGCGATGCTCGGCGCCCGCGGTGAAGTAGATCGACGGTCGCGGCTGCCCGACCATCGGCAGCAGCGGCCAGTCCTCGGGGATGTTGGGCCACTGGTTCCACAGGCCGACGTCGCGCGGGAACAGCTCGGGATCGCTGGTGACCTGGTGCAATTCGCGGTACCCGATGACCAACCAAGCCGGAACATTGCCCGGCAGTTCGACGGCGACGACGGGCCCGTGTTCACGACGCATCTCGCGATAGAGATGTTGTGGATCGGTGTGGAAGCGCGGGCCGCTCAACGGCACCGCTCGGGCGTCCGGATGGACCGGGCAGCCGCCCGTGGCGTCCGACATGGCGCTCGAGGTGGTCATGAAGCGGTCTCCGCTCGCGGGGCATCGGCGTAGATGTGCTCGACCAGGCTGATCAGAACGCGCTTGCCGGATTCGCGCGATCGAGCGTCGCAGTCGACCAGGG from Nocardia iowensis includes these protein-coding regions:
- a CDS encoding cytochrome P450 family protein — its product is MTETCPFAEPIAIDPMVGDLAGETARLRAAGPLARIELLGVPAWTVTEHALARQLLVDPRLIKDINGWSLWTSGVVTRQWPLIGMIDAGRSMFTVDGAEHRRLRIKTTQALSPRRLADIRPAIERLTAELLDDLSVAGSGGAVVDLKEIFAYPLPMRVVSELMGVDRADHPMLLAWYKAFFSLLTPQDERLRVIDEMDVYYTDLVRKKTADPTDDLTTALIHATDGGEPLTEEEVVGNLKALVAAGHETTVGLILNAVRALLTKPEQLSKIRSGDIEWKQAVEETLRWDSPVTHLLMRFATEDIAIGETVIEKGEGVVMSYRAIGRDTAIHGEDSDNFDITRSTSHRHLTFGYGPHICPGAALSRLEAGIALPALFERFPDLRLAVPVEEIRNLPVLTQNDLAAFPVHLG
- a CDS encoding cytochrome P450, which gives rise to MTTSSAMSDATGGCPVHPDARAVPLSGPRFHTDPQHLYREMRREHGPVVAVELPGNVPAWLVIGYRELHQVTSDPELFPRDVGLWNQWPNIPEDWPLLPMVGQPRPSIYFTAGAEHRRHVAMVEPALESVDPFELRRTCEELADRLIDGFCGRGEADLVAEFAVPMPVLALAWVLGFPDEDGARLAWSMKALADGGADAQAAYGRFYEQMQHVLASKKARPGTDLVSRMLAHPGQFTDEEYVQDLMAVTAAGHLPTADWIGNSVRLMLTDDRFAAALGGGRRSVGEAMNEVLWEDTPTQILAGRWAARDTRLGDKVIRAGDMLLLGLAAANADPHVRQHLVDGAEPAHTGNSAHFAFSYGEYRCPFPAQQLAEIIARTSIEVLLDRLPDIDLMVPAQNLVRRPSAFLRGMTSLPVHFSPVRAVGGTP